The segment CCTCTTCTGGAGATACTTTTAAGAAGACTCCAACTTCTTAAGTTTCTAATAACACAAGCAATTGCAGttgtttattttttagttttgccATAATAATCCTATGTAACAATGGAGATTCAGTTATATTATACTGTTTCACTTGTTCTAAAGTGCTTGACGTGCAACCAACCTGCAAGCAAACTTTACATGCCTAAACCCACACTTTTGTAACGTGGCTTTGGACGAGGATTTCTTGTATATTATGTGCTAATAATAAAGTCGATGAAAGCTTATTGTATGTCTAGCCTATTTGAAGGATGCAATGAAGACCGAAGGCACACATGCAAATTATTGTGGTGTTGCAGCTGGAAACAAACTACAATGCCTAAATAAAGCAAGAAATTTAAGCCGCAGGGATAAAAGTAAGTGCACCTGGTGGGGATTGTACTCCCCATCCCCATGCCATGAATAAGCTTGTGCCTGTCACCGAGACGGGATTCCAATAATTGAGGGAACCCCTCCCACTCTCAACTTGTTCAAAGAGAATATATCATTGTCCCCCCATGGTGTTACCTCCATCATGGACTCCACGGCTCATCCTCGTCCTCTCGACAGAGAAAAAGGCATCGGGACCACAGCTAAAGGTTCTAGAGGATAAAATTAAGTCCCATGTACATGCAGTACAGGAGCATATACATTTGAATGTAGCTCCTGACTAACTTTGAATATTTATATTAAACCCTTATGTCGACTGTTGCTCTCAgactaaaacctagagttgaatCCTCCTGAAGGCAGCATTTGACTTGTTCAGTTGGATGACATAAGGAAGAGTTGAGACAGGGTTTCTTGCATggcatatattatattttttatacaaaaaCATTTATGACAAACTAGGGGCAACATATATATTGGTCAACGTTAAGATAAGGATCCTACCACCGGGTCATCAAGATCAAAAAGAATCTTATGAGTTATAGACATGCAATCTGGATTCACAGACTGTAGGATTTGGCACTTACTTTAGCCAATGCTTGATGAAATTTTGAGCTAAACTCTATCACGCTCATGAGAATGACAGACTGTCGTATCTACAATCCAGTGAGCATTTTTCTGTTTCTTTCTCATATGACAGATGACCAGTTATGATAtggtcggaaaaaaaaaaaataatggcacAATCAAGGATTGGTGGAAAACAGATGCGATAGGTGGGTGCCAAGTGAAGTTTGCACTATAGCCATTCTCAAAGCCCCACATCAGCTCTTGTTTGGAAATTTCACAAACCAAAAATATTTCAGAGATCATTAGCCTTTTCAATAGAGTAGGTGAATGGCCGTAAACAAGGGATGCAACCAAGTATTAGAAGCAGTTTGAGGGGCTAATTGCAAATCAAGGACATTACACGCCAGACGGCTCTCATCACTCATCAGGCGCCCGGGATTCTTATGGCCATTGCCCAAATACTAAAAGTCAGTGTCTCCTTTATAAATTTAAAACGAACAGGGAGCTTTAATTAAAGAAAACCCAATAAGGTACGACTCCTCGGCGCATCGCTAATCACACCCCAGAGGAATCGGACGGTGGAGAGGGGGACCAGCCGCGGAAACACGGGGCCGCCCCCGCACCCCAGGACCTTGGAACTTAACCCACCACAGCCCAAGCTTTTAACCCCAAACCCAAGGCGGTAACCGGACCACCATCCTCCCACCCCTTCCTCAACACCAGGATCGAGTTAGGCTAACCCCGGTGACCCTTATATATCCCCCCCACCCCCAGCTTCTCCCCTgcccctcctccttcctctctaatTTTGTTCCTTGCTCTCCAAGTaactagaaaaaataatattctttTGTTAGAGTGCGAGAGAGGAGAAACAGCTCTAACCTGTGGGGAGGAAATCTCCGGCGATCTAGGCTTAGGGTCTGGTTGTGTCTCGGACGACCGGAAGGTCGGTTGATGGGATCTCGCCGCCGAGAGGGGAGGGGAGGATGAGCTGCAATGGCTGCCGAATTCTCCGGAAGGGGTGCAGCGAGGCCTGCATTCTCCGGCCGTGTCTCCAGTGGATCGAGAGTCCCGAAGCCCAGGGGCATGCCACCGTCTTCGTCGCCAAATTCTTCGGCCGCGCCGGCCTCATGTCTTTCATCTCCGCCGTCCCCGAGACCCAGCGTCCTGGTTTTCCCCCGAAACCCATCCAGTTCACAAGCTTTCCCCGAGTTTCGATCGGTTTGATGCCAAGTTGTTTCTAACCTTCTCTTTTTTGATCTTCAGCTTTGTTCCAGTCGCTGCTGTTCGAAGCGTGCGGGCGAACGATCAACCCGGTGAACGGCGCGGTGGGGTTGCTGTGGAGCGGGAACTGGCACCTCTGCTGCGCGGCGGTGGAGACGGTGCTCCGCGGCGGGACGCTCCTTCCGCTGTCGGACCTCGACGATGCTGCCGCCGACCACGGCAGTGCTTCCGCGGAGGGCGGGCTCTATGCCCGGCCGAGGGCGGCGGGGTGGTCCATCGCGGCCAAGCAGCGAAAGACCGCCCCCGCTAACGACATGCAGGCGCCGCCCTGCGATCTGGAACTCTGCCTCACGCCCCGGTCCCTGGCTGCGGCGCGGGAGGAGAGGCGGCTGAGGCCGGAGACGCCGTCGATGACCTCGGAGGGGTCCGTGACGACGAGCGGCGAGAGCGGCGGCGATCGCCTGCCCCGCCTCCTGAACC is part of the Elaeis guineensis isolate ETL-2024a chromosome 15, EG11, whole genome shotgun sequence genome and harbors:
- the LOC105058052 gene encoding LOB domain-containing protein 38 — protein: MSCNGCRILRKGCSEACILRPCLQWIESPEAQGHATVFVAKFFGRAGLMSFISAVPETQRPALFQSLLFEACGRTINPVNGAVGLLWSGNWHLCCAAVETVLRGGTLLPLSDLDDAAADHGSASAEGGLYARPRAAGWSIAAKQRKTAPANDMQAPPCDLELCLTPRSLAAAREERRLRPETPSMTSEGSVTTSGESGGDRLPRLLNLFV